Proteins encoded within one genomic window of Nordella sp. HKS 07:
- a CDS encoding quinone oxidoreductase, whose amino-acid sequence MRTKTIQIAENGGPEVMRLVETDVPSPGKGEITLRQTAIGLNYIDTYHRSGLYQLPLPASLGMEAAGVVEAVGEGVKGIKVGDRVAYGLGPRGAYAEFRNVPAVRVAKLPKAISNETAAGMMLKGLTVRALLRSVYKVKRGETILFHAAAGGVGVIFTQWAKALGVKVIGTVGSDDKVAVAKAYGCAHVINYRTDDVVARVKEITKGAGVPVVYDGVGQATFMTSLDCLKPRGLLVSFGNASGPVKSFELGLLAAKGSLYVTRPTVMNYMADDTELAEASRDLIEVVRSGKVRIPINQRYSLSDVAKAHRDLESRATTGTTILLP is encoded by the coding sequence GTGCGCACGAAAACCATACAAATCGCGGAGAACGGCGGCCCGGAGGTTATGCGCCTGGTGGAGACTGACGTTCCGTCTCCCGGCAAGGGCGAGATCACGTTGCGCCAGACCGCCATCGGTCTCAATTACATCGATACCTATCACCGCTCGGGGCTCTATCAGCTGCCGCTGCCGGCTAGCCTGGGCATGGAAGCGGCAGGGGTCGTCGAGGCAGTCGGCGAAGGCGTGAAGGGCATTAAGGTGGGCGATCGGGTTGCCTATGGCTTGGGGCCGCGCGGGGCCTATGCCGAATTTCGCAATGTGCCGGCTGTGCGCGTAGCCAAGCTTCCCAAAGCCATCAGCAATGAGACCGCTGCCGGCATGATGCTGAAGGGGCTGACGGTGCGGGCCTTGCTGCGCTCCGTCTATAAGGTCAAGCGTGGCGAAACCATCCTGTTTCACGCGGCGGCTGGTGGGGTCGGCGTGATCTTCACCCAATGGGCCAAGGCGCTCGGCGTCAAGGTGATCGGCACAGTGGGTTCGGACGACAAAGTCGCGGTCGCCAAGGCGTATGGCTGTGCCCATGTGATCAACTACCGTACTGACGATGTCGTGGCGCGGGTCAAGGAAATCACCAAAGGGGCAGGGGTACCCGTTGTCTATGACGGCGTAGGTCAGGCGACCTTCATGACCTCGCTGGACTGCCTGAAGCCGCGCGGCCTTCTGGTGTCTTTCGGCAATGCGTCGGGGCCGGTGAAGTCCTTCGAGCTGGGACTTCTGGCGGCCAAGGGCTCGCTCTATGTGACGCGCCCGACGGTGATGAACTACATGGCCGACGATACGGAATTGGCGGAAGCTTCGCGCGATCTGATCGAGGTCGTGAGGAGCGGCAAGGTCCGCATCCCGATCAACCAGCGCTACAGCCTGTCGGACGTGGCGAAGGCGCATCGTGATCTGGAATCGCGTGCCACCACGGGAACAACGATCCTGCTGCCCTGA
- a CDS encoding serine protease, giving the protein MSGLLKQTSPSYVTLTVSQARRKGKPGDGDAGQAVTSGSGFIVDNAGHVLTAGHVAVQSGYTVTARGADGRLYAGKVVAIKPSNDMALISLKGLNGKPVEPASTPCMPRGAPVFSLGKPHAQGDTARLGQVESMSFGRAVSYNGFGYPDAMVLRMNTKKGESGGPVFNGSGQLTGMVVSTLSDGNGRPLNLAHAVPSSSLADFLCSQTSCSPRWKSLSTQSVQSCRPSSS; this is encoded by the coding sequence ATGTCGGGCCTGTTGAAACAGACCAGCCCCAGCTACGTGACCCTGACCGTGTCGCAGGCTCGACGTAAGGGCAAGCCTGGCGATGGCGATGCCGGCCAAGCTGTAACTTCCGGTAGCGGCTTCATCGTGGACAATGCAGGCCATGTCCTCACCGCAGGTCATGTTGCCGTGCAGTCCGGATATACCGTCACGGCACGCGGCGCCGATGGTCGCCTCTATGCCGGCAAAGTCGTCGCCATCAAGCCGAGCAACGACATGGCCCTCATCTCTCTCAAGGGTCTCAACGGCAAGCCGGTCGAGCCGGCATCCACTCCCTGCATGCCGCGCGGCGCCCCGGTCTTCTCGCTCGGCAAGCCGCATGCGCAGGGCGACACGGCGCGTCTGGGCCAGGTCGAGTCCATGAGTTTCGGCAGGGCCGTCAGCTACAATGGCTTTGGCTACCCCGACGCGATGGTGCTCAGGATGAACACCAAGAAGGGTGAATCCGGCGGCCCCGTCTTCAACGGCTCGGGCCAACTCACGGGCATGGTGGTCAGCACATTGTCGGACGGCAATGGCCGGCCGCTGAACCTGGCTCACGCCGTGCCGAGTTCCAGCCTCGCCGACTTCCTCTGCTCGCAGACGTCCTGCTCGCCGCGTTGGAAGTCTCTGTCCACCCAGTCGGTCCAGAGCTGCCGGCCCTCCTCGAGCTAG
- a CDS encoding Ig-like domain-containing protein, which produces MKCNPRKWLYWAPLAVLPFLGALWLNSAPIERKLTEAAGASLSGIKADWAKLSFDGRDARLEGSAPGVRAVEDAVKAVAGTEGVRRVESSAAKVVLAPPTLDPLIANNNRPEIKGTWPEIFAKTLKIILPERTYVLGTDPDLKSDGAGNWSLVPGAPLKDGAHDVSVEVDDGAGNSSKIASPAKVVIDTVPPPMSAFVPFSGAVSPNSLSGTWAEGDATALKVELAGKTHVLGSDPSLTSSGGTWTLTLPEPLADGVYDLAVEALDAARNSTRLNMPAAITIASDVPPPTVARYSGNIVTPLVSGVWAEAPRNKLQVGLAGKTYELGRDAELTSDGSGNWKLKPTTPLKDGIYDVAVTVTDAKGRSVKDETVGEIEIDATAPAAPTVNKSTGFPLTGTYAPGDTKLLRVTVAGHSYTLGTDAALTAKAETWTLAPDQKLAPGVYDAIVEAVDAFGNVSSAAGTGALVIEAGKTTEPPPPPPPPPATDAVPTVTPLVALMARPTLAGTWVPGATRSLKVSLSGQSFVLGSNEELTASAGQWSLKLPEPLKDGTYDVVVEVTNADGKIVTDTTKDELVVDAAGPVSPTVNLYAMLESPRSISGSWPVEDATSLVVTFNGKSWTLGKDAGLTADKGNWTLAVPEVLKPGSYDVGVVVTDKHGRTSSDQTRFEILVKEPPPTPPPPPEVNCVDDFAKTLLARPLQFDRDKSAVTPTAAAIIKDLAVIAATCPEDRLEVGGYTDNRGSREYNQALSERRAVAVANALAGFGIARERLTAIGYGEKNPVADNNTQAGRALNRRIEIKIVK; this is translated from the coding sequence ATGAAATGCAATCCGCGCAAATGGCTCTATTGGGCGCCTCTGGCGGTATTGCCTTTTCTCGGCGCTCTCTGGCTGAACTCCGCGCCGATCGAACGCAAGCTGACGGAAGCCGCCGGCGCCAGTCTTTCCGGCATCAAGGCCGACTGGGCGAAACTGAGCTTCGATGGTCGTGACGCGCGGCTCGAAGGCTCGGCACCAGGGGTGCGCGCTGTCGAGGATGCCGTCAAGGCGGTCGCCGGCACCGAAGGCGTGCGCCGGGTCGAGTCCTCCGCGGCCAAGGTGGTGCTCGCTCCGCCGACCCTCGATCCGCTCATAGCCAACAATAATCGTCCTGAGATCAAAGGGACTTGGCCGGAAATCTTCGCCAAAACCCTGAAGATTATTTTGCCCGAGCGGACCTACGTCCTCGGCACCGATCCGGACCTCAAATCGGACGGTGCGGGAAATTGGAGCCTCGTTCCGGGCGCGCCTTTGAAAGACGGGGCCCATGATGTCTCGGTCGAAGTCGACGACGGAGCGGGCAACAGCTCCAAGATCGCGTCGCCGGCGAAGGTCGTCATCGACACGGTGCCGCCGCCCATGTCGGCCTTTGTTCCATTCAGCGGAGCGGTCTCTCCCAACAGTCTTTCCGGCACATGGGCCGAGGGTGACGCCACGGCGCTCAAGGTCGAGCTTGCCGGCAAGACTCACGTCCTGGGAAGCGATCCGTCCCTGACGTCCTCCGGCGGCACATGGACCCTGACCTTGCCGGAGCCACTGGCTGACGGGGTGTATGATCTGGCGGTCGAAGCCCTCGATGCTGCCCGCAACAGCACCCGCCTGAACATGCCGGCGGCGATAACGATCGCCAGCGACGTACCGCCGCCGACGGTTGCGCGATACTCAGGCAACATCGTCACCCCGCTCGTTTCCGGCGTATGGGCCGAAGCGCCGAGGAACAAGCTGCAGGTGGGACTCGCCGGCAAGACCTATGAGCTGGGCCGTGATGCCGAACTCACCTCGGACGGAAGCGGCAACTGGAAATTGAAGCCGACCACACCCCTGAAGGACGGCATTTATGACGTCGCCGTCACCGTGACGGATGCGAAGGGCAGGAGCGTCAAGGACGAGACGGTGGGCGAGATCGAGATCGATGCCACGGCGCCCGCGGCCCCCACCGTCAACAAGTCGACCGGCTTCCCGCTGACCGGGACTTACGCCCCCGGCGACACCAAGCTTCTGCGGGTGACGGTCGCCGGTCACAGCTACACGCTCGGTACTGACGCGGCGCTGACCGCCAAGGCGGAGACCTGGACCCTGGCGCCGGACCAGAAGTTGGCGCCTGGCGTTTACGACGCGATCGTGGAAGCGGTTGATGCCTTCGGCAACGTCTCCTCCGCTGCCGGCACGGGCGCTCTTGTAATCGAAGCCGGCAAAACCACCGAGCCGCCACCGCCGCCACCTCCGCCGCCCGCGACGGATGCGGTGCCGACGGTGACGCCGCTCGTCGCGCTGATGGCGCGTCCGACGCTCGCCGGCACCTGGGTGCCGGGCGCCACGAGATCGCTCAAGGTTTCGCTGTCAGGCCAGAGCTTCGTCCTCGGCAGCAATGAGGAGCTGACGGCCTCCGCCGGCCAGTGGAGTCTGAAGCTGCCGGAACCCCTGAAGGACGGCACCTATGACGTCGTGGTCGAGGTGACGAATGCCGACGGCAAGATCGTGACTGACACCACGAAGGACGAGCTCGTGGTCGACGCGGCTGGTCCTGTCTCGCCGACCGTCAACCTCTACGCCATGCTCGAAAGCCCGCGCAGTATTTCCGGTAGCTGGCCGGTGGAAGACGCGACAAGCCTCGTCGTGACGTTCAACGGAAAGAGCTGGACGCTCGGCAAGGATGCGGGCCTCACCGCCGACAAGGGCAACTGGACGCTCGCGGTACCGGAGGTGCTCAAGCCCGGCAGTTACGATGTCGGTGTCGTGGTGACCGACAAGCATGGCCGCACATCGTCCGACCAGACCCGCTTCGAGATCCTGGTTAAGGAGCCGCCGCCGACTCCGCCACCTCCGCCTGAAGTGAATTGCGTGGACGATTTCGCCAAGACACTTTTGGCCCGGCCGCTCCAATTCGACAGAGACAAGTCGGCGGTGACGCCGACCGCCGCCGCCATCATCAAGGATCTCGCGGTGATCGCCGCGACCTGTCCCGAGGATCGGCTCGAAGTCGGAGGTTACACCGACAATCGCGGATCGCGCGAATACAACCAGGCGCTGAGCGAGCGCCGCGCCGTCGCCGTCGCTAATGCACTTGCCGGTTTCGGCATCGCCCGCGAGCGTCTGACGGCGATCGGCTATGGCGAGAAGAATCCCGTTGCCGACAACAACACCCAAGCTGGACGAGCACTCAACCGGCGCATCGAAATCAAGATCGTGAAATAG
- a CDS encoding alpha/beta fold hydrolase, which produces MIMAAQYPQRLNGVLLNDVGPVIEKASLLRIRSYLGKAVSFASWEEAAAALKQNHPGFASLNSEEWLSFARRVFIEKSGKIVNDYDLRLGEAFPTDAEIEKADTPDLWPVFDALQALPVAVLRAEHSDLLSEATVREMERRHPRLSAHMIKDRGHVPFLDEADAQAAIRAWLALV; this is translated from the coding sequence ATGATCATGGCGGCGCAATATCCGCAACGGCTCAACGGCGTGCTCCTGAACGATGTCGGGCCGGTCATCGAGAAGGCGTCGCTGCTCCGTATACGAAGCTATCTCGGCAAGGCCGTCTCGTTCGCGAGCTGGGAAGAGGCTGCAGCGGCCCTGAAGCAGAACCATCCGGGTTTTGCGAGCCTGAATTCGGAAGAATGGCTTTCTTTTGCCAGGCGCGTCTTCATCGAGAAGTCCGGGAAGATCGTCAACGACTACGATCTGCGCCTCGGCGAGGCGTTTCCCACCGATGCGGAGATAGAAAAGGCTGATACTCCCGATCTATGGCCTGTGTTCGATGCCCTGCAAGCACTCCCTGTGGCGGTGCTGAGGGCCGAGCATTCCGATCTGCTGAGCGAGGCGACCGTGCGGGAGATGGAAAGGCGCCATCCGCGCCTGAGCGCCCATATGATCAAGGATCGCGGCCATGTGCCGTTTCTCGACGAGGCTGATGCGCAAGCCGCAATCAGAGCCTGGCTCGCGCTGGTTTAA
- a CDS encoding alpha/beta fold hydrolase gives MGAPVSPRDIHFTSADGLALYGRDYPAAGNETPLLCLAGLTRNVRDFEPLARWLGGTRRIVTMDYRGRGRSAYAPDPSTYRPDVELADAMRLLDALEIERANVIGTSRGASSP, from the coding sequence ATGGGAGCTCCCGTCTCCCCTCGCGACATCCATTTCACATCGGCGGACGGTCTTGCTCTCTATGGGCGAGACTATCCGGCGGCGGGCAACGAGACGCCCCTCCTCTGTCTCGCCGGCCTGACCCGCAATGTCCGCGACTTCGAACCACTGGCCCGATGGCTTGGCGGAACACGCCGCATCGTGACCATGGATTATCGTGGCCGCGGCCGCTCCGCCTATGCGCCCGATCCTTCGACCTATAGGCCCGATGTCGAGCTTGCCGATGCGATGCGTCTGCTCGATGCCCTAGAGATCGAGCGCGCGAATGTCATCGGCACGTCGCGGGGGGCATCATCGCCATGA
- a CDS encoding transglycosylase SLT domain-containing protein, with translation MALLGSTAITVAPPLSTSAIAAPQVSRSAVNAADAAFNGKYSDAGSYAQQSGDPAAAKLVELIYLRNNWKEAGYSRIMAFLSAAPQWPLTETLLKRAEQSLYASNASAQTVFAHFEKRTPLTPEGSLAIARAQLATGNSDAARRTLRRVWLNETLDAAMEKQITSEFGSLITSDDRRGRMWRLVYKQETNAAIRVSKSLSGDYQSAAKVAQALIRGTAGAEKQYQSLPSAMRQQLGMRYAMARYYRKANKQSKAAQMLLDIPADNAAIGDGEAWWVERRLVARMLLDPRRPGSAKTAYQLARAHGFSSGEFFGEGEFLAGWIALRFMKDENTALKHFAKLQAGVTTRTDKARAAYWMGRSYAALGDKDKAKAAYREAATVPTVYYGQLAREQLGIATQPIQITGGQPSAAAQARVDNDEVMRAFQMVAQTGRSRELNMFLWSLSGRFKTTDEMSAVARNVSSGGGPAAAVRLAKLAGQKGVDIDYWGYPTKALPDWRQIGPPVERAMVFGLSRQESEFDPKAGSRVGAQGLMQLMPGTAKLVAKQYRLSYAPEKLTGDPAYNVKLGAAHLGDLIEEFGGSYILTLAAYNAGPRRSREWVEAHGDPRSGTVDPIDWVEMIPFTETRNYVQKVMQNVHVYRSRLAPKTMHAMTADLRRGAPGAIKLANSSEAGSANCSGGSIAELITGCD, from the coding sequence GTGGCCTTGCTCGGGTCGACGGCTATTACCGTTGCCCCGCCTCTGAGCACGTCCGCCATTGCCGCGCCGCAGGTAAGCCGATCGGCGGTTAATGCAGCCGATGCCGCCTTCAATGGCAAATACAGCGATGCCGGAAGCTACGCCCAGCAGTCGGGCGATCCGGCCGCGGCCAAGCTGGTCGAGCTCATCTATCTGCGGAACAACTGGAAGGAAGCGGGCTATAGCCGGATCATGGCGTTCCTCAGCGCCGCACCGCAATGGCCGCTGACCGAGACCCTGCTCAAGCGCGCCGAGCAAAGCCTCTATGCGAGCAACGCCTCGGCCCAGACCGTCTTCGCTCATTTCGAGAAGCGCACGCCCCTTACGCCTGAGGGCTCGCTCGCCATAGCGCGGGCGCAGCTCGCAACGGGCAACAGCGACGCGGCCCGCCGGACGCTGCGGCGCGTGTGGCTCAATGAGACGCTCGACGCGGCAATGGAAAAGCAGATCACGAGCGAGTTCGGCTCGCTGATCACCAGCGACGACCGCAGGGGGCGCATGTGGCGTCTCGTCTACAAGCAGGAGACCAACGCGGCGATCCGCGTGTCCAAATCGCTTTCCGGCGATTACCAGTCGGCCGCCAAGGTGGCCCAGGCCCTCATTCGCGGCACCGCCGGTGCGGAGAAGCAGTATCAGTCTCTGCCCAGCGCCATGAGGCAGCAGCTCGGTATGCGCTATGCGATGGCCCGCTACTACCGGAAGGCTAACAAGCAATCCAAAGCGGCGCAGATGCTGCTCGATATACCGGCCGATAACGCCGCCATCGGCGATGGCGAGGCCTGGTGGGTGGAACGCCGCCTTGTGGCGCGCATGCTGCTCGACCCGCGCCGGCCCGGTTCGGCCAAGACCGCCTATCAGCTCGCCCGCGCCCATGGCTTTTCGAGTGGCGAGTTCTTCGGCGAAGGCGAATTCCTCGCCGGCTGGATCGCGCTGCGCTTCATGAAGGATGAGAACACCGCGCTCAAGCACTTCGCCAAATTGCAGGCGGGCGTCACCACCAGAACCGACAAAGCGCGCGCCGCCTATTGGATGGGCCGCTCTTATGCGGCACTCGGCGACAAGGACAAGGCAAAGGCCGCCTATCGCGAAGCGGCCACGGTGCCGACCGTCTATTATGGACAGCTCGCGCGCGAGCAACTGGGAATCGCCACGCAACCGATCCAGATCACCGGCGGACAGCCCTCGGCCGCAGCGCAGGCGCGCGTCGACAATGACGAGGTGATGCGCGCTTTCCAGATGGTGGCGCAGACCGGGCGCTCGCGCGAGCTCAACATGTTCCTGTGGTCGCTGTCGGGCCGCTTCAAGACAACCGACGAGATGAGCGCGGTCGCGCGTAACGTTTCGAGCGGCGGCGGCCCCGCCGCCGCGGTTCGGCTGGCCAAGCTCGCGGGTCAGAAGGGTGTCGACATCGACTATTGGGGCTATCCGACCAAGGCCCTGCCCGACTGGCGCCAGATCGGCCCGCCGGTCGAACGCGCCATGGTCTTCGGCCTGTCGCGCCAGGAAAGCGAGTTCGATCCCAAGGCCGGCAGCCGCGTCGGTGCGCAAGGCCTGATGCAGCTCATGCCGGGAACAGCGAAGCTCGTCGCCAAGCAGTATCGCCTCAGCTATGCCCCTGAAAAGCTGACCGGCGATCCGGCCTACAACGTCAAGCTCGGCGCGGCGCATCTCGGCGACCTCATCGAGGAGTTCGGCGGCTCCTACATCCTGACGCTCGCCGCCTACAATGCCGGCCCGCGCCGCTCGCGCGAATGGGTCGAGGCGCATGGCGATCCGCGTTCCGGCACTGTCGATCCGATCGACTGGGTCGAGATGATCCCCTTCACCGAAACACGCAACTATGTGCAGAAAGTGATGCAGAATGTGCATGTCTATCGCTCGCGGCTCGCGCCCAAGACGATGCATGCGATGACAGCGGATCTCAGGCGCGGAGCACCCGGCGCGATCAAGCTCGCCAACTCCTCGGAAGCAGGCTCGGCCAATTGCTCGGGCGGCAGCATTGCCGAACTGATCACCGGCTGCGACTGA
- the dapA gene encoding 4-hydroxy-tetrahydrodipicolinate synthase, producing MKLKGSFPALITPMKNGRVDEDGFRKFVEWQIKEGSHGLVPVGTTGESPTVTPDEHKRLIEITVEVAAGRVPVIAGTGSNNTDEAIEYTVHAKKAKADVALIVVPYYNKPTQDGIYAHFSAIAKAVDIPILVYNVPGRTVANISVETLARLAKDHSNIIGTKDASADLTRPSRQREVSGEDFIQLSGEDGTALGFNAHGGVGCISVTANVAPRLCAEFQSATLAGDYRAALKLQDRLMPLHTALFVETSPSPIKYAVSLLGHCRPDIRLPLVEPSEACKKQVHAAMIHAGLLN from the coding sequence GTGAAGCTCAAGGGTTCTTTTCCTGCCTTGATTACCCCCATGAAGAACGGCCGCGTCGATGAGGACGGGTTCCGAAAATTCGTGGAATGGCAGATCAAGGAGGGCAGCCACGGGCTGGTTCCGGTCGGCACCACCGGCGAATCCCCGACCGTCACGCCGGACGAACACAAGCGCTTGATCGAGATCACCGTCGAGGTCGCGGCGGGCCGCGTGCCGGTCATTGCCGGCACCGGCTCGAACAATACCGACGAGGCGATCGAATACACGGTGCATGCCAAGAAGGCGAAGGCGGACGTGGCGCTGATCGTCGTCCCTTATTACAACAAGCCTACCCAGGACGGGATCTATGCGCATTTCAGCGCCATCGCCAAGGCGGTGGACATACCCATCCTGGTTTACAATGTTCCCGGCCGCACGGTAGCGAACATCTCGGTGGAGACGCTTGCGCGCCTCGCCAAGGATCACTCCAACATCATTGGCACCAAGGATGCGAGCGCCGATCTGACCCGCCCGTCGCGCCAGCGCGAAGTATCGGGCGAGGATTTCATCCAGCTGTCGGGTGAGGACGGCACCGCGCTCGGCTTCAACGCCCATGGCGGCGTCGGCTGCATCTCGGTGACGGCGAATGTGGCGCCGCGTCTCTGTGCCGAATTCCAGAGCGCGACACTCGCCGGTGACTATCGCGCCGCGCTCAAGCTGCAGGACCGGCTGATGCCGCTTCACACTGCTTTGTTCGTCGAGACCTCGCCGTCGCCGATCAAATACGCGGTGAGCCTTCTCGGCCATTGCCGTCCCGATATCCGCCTGCCGCTGGTCGAGCCGTCGGAAGCCTGCAAGAAGCAGGTGCACGCCGCCATGATCCATGCCGGTCTCCTGAACTGA
- the smpB gene encoding SsrA-binding protein SmpB — MSSKSGGTKASRKEEGIKVVADNRRARFDYEILDTYEAGIELKGSEVKSLRDGKANIAESYAAVNNGELFLVNAYIPEYREANRFNHETKRPRKLLLHAREIDKLSGGVLREGLTIVPLRVYMNARGRAKVGIALARGKKLHDKRDAIKDRSWNREKARLLRERG; from the coding sequence ATGTCGTCGAAAAGTGGTGGAACAAAAGCCTCGCGCAAAGAGGAGGGGATAAAGGTTGTCGCTGACAACCGCCGCGCCCGCTTTGATTACGAGATCCTCGATACCTACGAGGCCGGCATCGAGCTGAAGGGCTCGGAGGTGAAGTCGCTGCGCGACGGCAAGGCCAATATCGCCGAGTCCTATGCCGCGGTGAATAACGGCGAGCTGTTCCTCGTCAACGCCTATATCCCGGAATATCGCGAAGCCAACCGTTTCAATCACGAGACCAAGCGGCCGCGCAAACTGTTGCTGCATGCGCGCGAGATCGACAAATTGTCGGGCGGCGTGCTGCGCGAGGGCCTCACCATCGTGCCGCTGCGCGTCTATATGAATGCCCGCGGACGCGCCAAGGTCGGCATTGCTTTGGCGCGCGGCAAGAAGCTGCATGACAAGCGCGACGCGATCAAGGATCGGTCATGGAATCGCGAGAAGGCGCGGCTCCTGCGCGAGCGCGGCTGA
- a CDS encoding uracil-DNA glycosylase, whose product MHVVTPSANCPLCPRLVSFRETQRRDHADWFNSPVPTFGGTDARLLIVGLAPGLRGANRTGRPFTGDYAGDLLYATLKHFGFAKGDYRADPQDGYTLIDCMIVNAVRCVPPENKPLPAEIKTCNSFLRDQIAALPRLSTIVALGRIAHDATLTALGERKSRHPFGHGAQHKIGALTLFDSYHCSRYNTNTGVLTTEMFESVFAQVRASLPIAP is encoded by the coding sequence GTGCACGTGGTGACGCCATCCGCCAACTGCCCGCTCTGCCCGCGGCTCGTCTCGTTCCGCGAGACGCAGCGGCGCGACCATGCAGACTGGTTCAATTCTCCAGTCCCTACCTTCGGCGGTACCGACGCCCGGCTTCTGATCGTCGGGCTGGCGCCCGGGCTGCGCGGCGCCAACCGCACCGGGCGGCCCTTCACCGGCGACTATGCCGGCGACCTCCTCTACGCGACGCTCAAGCATTTCGGCTTCGCCAAGGGCGACTATCGGGCCGACCCTCAGGACGGATATACGTTGATCGACTGCATGATCGTCAATGCGGTGCGCTGCGTGCCGCCCGAGAACAAGCCGCTGCCGGCCGAGATCAAGACCTGCAACAGTTTCCTGAGGGACCAGATCGCGGCATTGCCGAGGCTTTCCACCATCGTGGCGCTCGGCCGTATCGCCCATGACGCGACGCTGACGGCCCTGGGCGAGAGGAAATCACGCCACCCCTTCGGCCATGGGGCGCAGCATAAGATCGGCGCTCTCACGCTCTTCGACAGCTACCACTGCTCGCGCTACAACACGAACACCGGCGTTCTCACGACGGAGATGTTCGAGAGCGTGTTCGCGCAGGTGCGCGCCTCCCTCCCAATCGCGCCCTGA
- a CDS encoding NYN domain-containing protein: MNFYQDERVALFIDGANLYATAKSLGFDIDYRRLLGFFRKRSRLIRAIYYTALMEDAEYSPIRPLIDWLDYNGYRVVTKPAKEFTDSLGRRKVKGNMDIELAIDVMQLADNLDHIVLFSGDGDFRSLIQAVQAKGRRTSVVSTLATRPPMVADELRRQADQFIDLADLREEIGREPSERPERVRERPAPAQSASSFEDFADI; the protein is encoded by the coding sequence ATGAATTTTTACCAGGACGAACGCGTAGCGCTTTTTATCGACGGCGCCAATCTTTACGCAACCGCAAAATCGCTGGGCTTCGATATCGACTATCGCCGCCTCCTCGGCTTTTTCCGCAAGCGCTCGCGGCTGATCCGCGCCATCTACTACACCGCGCTGATGGAGGACGCCGAATACTCGCCGATCCGCCCACTGATCGACTGGCTCGACTATAATGGCTACCGGGTCGTCACCAAGCCGGCGAAGGAATTCACGGATTCGCTCGGCCGCCGCAAGGTCAAGGGCAACATGGATATCGAGCTCGCCATCGATGTCATGCAGCTCGCCGACAATCTCGACCACATCGTGCTGTTCTCCGGCGACGGCGATTTTCGCTCCCTCATCCAGGCCGTGCAGGCCAAGGGCCGGCGCACCAGCGTCGTCTCGACCCTCGCCACGAGGCCGCCCATGGTGGCGGACGAATTGCGCCGTCAAGCCGATCAGTTCATCGATCTCGCTGACCTGCGCGAGGAGATCGGGCGCGAACCGAGCGAACGCCCTGAACGGGTGCGCGAGCGGCCGGCGCCGGCGCAGTCTGCCTCTTCCTTCGAGGACTTCGCCGATATCTGA
- the folK gene encoding 2-amino-4-hydroxy-6-hydroxymethyldihydropteridine diphosphokinase, whose protein sequence is MILIGLGSNVEGPWGNPRETMLRALRELDANGTELVAASRLVETTPFGKVNQPSFVNAVARISTVMPPETLMHHLHDIERRAGRRRRLRWGPRTLDLDLLDYHGLVRRGRLKLPHPGIPERDFWLTPLTELVPRWRHPVTRRTAQQMRSVLSGLSQGGMVLQEVPERES, encoded by the coding sequence ATGATCCTGATCGGTCTTGGCAGCAATGTGGAAGGTCCTTGGGGAAACCCGCGCGAGACTATGCTGCGCGCCTTGCGTGAACTCGACGCCAATGGCACCGAGCTTGTCGCGGCTTCCCGTCTGGTCGAGACGACGCCCTTCGGCAAGGTGAACCAGCCGAGCTTCGTGAATGCGGTCGCGCGGATATCCACCGTGATGCCGCCCGAGACTTTAATGCACCATCTGCATGATATCGAGCGACGGGCCGGGCGGCGGCGGCGGCTGCGCTGGGGCCCGCGCACACTCGATCTCGATCTTCTCGACTATCACGGGCTGGTGCGTCGCGGCCGGCTCAAGCTGCCGCATCCGGGCATCCCCGAACGGGATTTCTGGTTGACCCCGTTGACGGAGCTGGTGCCCCGGTGGCGCCATCCGGTGACACGGCGGACCGCCCAGCAGATGCGCAGTGTTTTGTCGGGCCTCTCGCAGGGTGGTATGGTGCTGCAAGAGGTGCCCGAAAGGGAGTCTTAA